One part of the Ochrobactrum quorumnocens genome encodes these proteins:
- a CDS encoding helix-turn-helix domain-containing protein: MSQHDAVLPDQLNLRVAERVREEIARRRISRQHLADEARISLSTLEKALSGHRPFTLATIIRLEQAMGFELRDQAETEKPKPAAPHGHAAEELGAYSRAAVSWLEGTFLTLRPSFGDRSDIFAYCTHINWDAENTHLKFEERERTDTSFSQQGRVSVPHLSGHVYLVTNTSGQYRMAVLSRPSIAGEMYGILTTLRAGQGAQLTPVSVPLALIPMKVFETPVFGRITPADLSYGQYSSFINKTLGDGYASFVTSE; the protein is encoded by the coding sequence ATGTCCCAGCACGATGCGGTTTTGCCCGATCAATTGAATCTCCGCGTTGCTGAACGTGTGCGCGAGGAAATCGCGCGGCGCAGAATTTCGCGCCAGCATCTGGCGGATGAGGCACGTATCAGCCTATCGACGCTTGAAAAGGCGCTTTCCGGGCACCGGCCTTTTACGCTTGCCACTATCATCCGGCTTGAGCAGGCAATGGGATTTGAACTGCGCGATCAGGCGGAAACAGAAAAGCCAAAGCCAGCCGCTCCTCATGGACATGCGGCGGAAGAACTTGGCGCTTATTCGCGCGCCGCCGTTTCCTGGCTTGAGGGAACGTTTCTCACCTTGCGTCCGTCATTCGGCGATAGAAGCGACATCTTCGCCTATTGCACTCATATCAACTGGGACGCTGAGAATACGCATCTCAAGTTTGAGGAGCGCGAACGCACCGATACGTCGTTTTCCCAGCAAGGGCGTGTTTCAGTGCCGCATCTTTCGGGTCATGTTTATCTAGTGACCAATACATCCGGGCAATATCGGATGGCGGTTCTTTCGCGCCCAAGCATTGCGGGCGAAATGTACGGCATTTTGACAACCTTGCGGGCGGGGCAGGGAGCACAACTGACGCCTGTATCGGTTCCTTTGGCGCTTATTCCAATGAAGGTGTTCGAAACGCCGGTTTTTGGTCGAATAACTCCGGCAGACCTGTCTTACGGCCAATATTCCAGTTTTATCAACAAAACGCTCGGCGATGGATATGCAAGTTTCGTAACGTCTGAATAG
- a CDS encoding LysR family transcriptional regulator, producing MKRIFASQTTLHKLEIFCTVCELQSVTRTAERMSVAQPVVTAHLRFLEDKLGVKLFERSGRRLVLTAAGRRVHTWANEVITRTRELERELNISGEAELGTAIVSASMTVASYVLPPLFSVFRQNHPTGGVTLLVSNPQLVTASVRDGSCDFGVCILDPRHDVDGLNVERLWIERLVLVTAAGSTLAGETVSPEEIAALPFVSSPRNQVRRELEEDALRAHGIIGRQVVLELGHPEAMKQAVRAHAGVAFVMETSVRDECERGLLRRIATPGVDLSVPVFLVSRRDKSFSDFQSSLMDFVRDSAVGGQPPVGFEVSDVKPPIR from the coding sequence TTGAAGCGGATATTTGCGTCACAGACGACGCTGCACAAACTTGAGATATTTTGCACAGTGTGCGAATTGCAGAGCGTCACTCGTACCGCAGAACGCATGTCAGTGGCCCAGCCTGTCGTAACTGCGCATCTACGCTTCCTCGAGGACAAACTCGGCGTCAAGTTGTTCGAGCGCAGTGGCAGGCGTCTGGTACTCACTGCCGCCGGCCGGCGTGTCCACACATGGGCCAATGAGGTCATAACACGCACCCGCGAATTGGAGCGTGAACTCAACATTTCAGGTGAGGCCGAACTGGGTACGGCAATTGTTTCTGCATCAATGACCGTCGCATCCTATGTGTTGCCGCCTCTTTTTTCCGTGTTTCGCCAAAATCACCCGACAGGTGGCGTTACACTGCTTGTTTCCAATCCCCAACTCGTCACCGCCTCTGTCCGTGACGGAAGCTGCGACTTTGGTGTGTGCATTCTCGATCCTCGCCATGACGTGGATGGACTGAATGTCGAACGACTATGGATCGAGCGTCTCGTGCTGGTAACGGCTGCTGGCAGTACCCTGGCCGGTGAAACAGTGTCGCCGGAGGAAATAGCTGCGCTTCCCTTCGTATCTTCTCCGCGCAATCAGGTTCGCCGGGAACTGGAGGAGGATGCACTGCGCGCCCATGGCATCATTGGTCGGCAAGTCGTTCTCGAACTTGGGCATCCGGAGGCCATGAAACAGGCAGTCCGTGCTCATGCGGGCGTTGCCTTCGTCATGGAGACATCGGTGCGGGACGAATGCGAGCGCGGTCTCCTTCGTCGTATCGCGACGCCGGGTGTCGATCTTTCTGTCCCTGTCTTTCTGGTGAGCAGACGGGACAAAAGCTTCTCCGATTTTCAGTCCAGCTTGATGGATTTTGTCCGCGACTCGGCGGTGGGTGGGCAGCCACCGGTCGGTTTTGAGGTTTCCGACGTCAAGCCGCCCATCAGGTAG